The following nucleotide sequence is from Anopheles stephensi strain Indian chromosome 3, UCI_ANSTEP_V1.0, whole genome shotgun sequence.
TTTGTTCAGCCGGGAGTTGTTTCAGCAAAACGTTTTCAAGTTTGTGCAAAAATCACGAATGTCGGCCTTTGTTTACATTTACCTTTTGCAATGATCATGCGTCTGGCAACACTGGTCTGGGTAGTTTGACACTAATGACAGCGTGGAAGTCATAACAAAGGTGTAAATAACACACGTTGGTCGCGCACGTTGTTCGCTTCGCGTGTTGCGTTCGTTCCAAAGTTTTCAGCTAAAATGGGTGATAAAATTAAACTGTTTGATGAATCCGACCATGAATCGGAGCCGGATGACGGTGAATTCCGAACGAATACAAGCTACGCTAAGCATTACGATGAGTTTCGTAAGAAGGAGATACTCGGTCAGCGTAAGTGCTCGCGATGATTCTCTCCACGAACAGTATCACCAAATGTATCCCggttgttgcttttgttctAGTGAAAAACTTAAAGGAAGAACTCGGTTCATCCGATTCCAGCGATGACGAAACGACCGACGACGAGATAGTTGATCCAGATTTCGATAAAGAGTTTTTTCGGACGCTTGCCTTTTTGAAGCGAAAGGATAAGGACAAGTACACCGAACAGCAGTCGTTCTTCGAAAATGTGAAGCCTATCGAGGAAGTGGCCCTAACCAAGCGGCACCACAAGGAGAAACCAATGACTCTGAAGGATTACGAACGGAAAGTGATGCTCGAAAGGGGTGGCGTGTTTGAGGATGACGATGAAGACAACCAGACAGGAGTACGGTCCGCTTCCCCAACGATGgtggaggaagagaaaaagattAAGGATGAAATTAAGCAAGCCCTAAGCAAAATAGGCGACGGGGAAAGTGATGAGGAGGAGGTGCTGCAAAGTAAGGGCGGTGGTTTGCTGCAACACCGTGTGAAAAGTGCCGCCGAAAGCGAAAAAGAGCAATCGGACTACATCCAATGGTTGGCGGACAAAAAGGCTAAAGAGCCACCGAGCGAAGAGGTGAAGGTGCTGGAGCCGCTAAAGCACTTTTGGAGCAATGAAAAACTCTCGAAAGAGGACGCCTTTCTCAAGGATTACATTCTCAACAAACGGTTCGTTCAGAGCAGTGGGGAGGTGCCGACTTACGACGAGATCGTGGCCACTTCGGAGGATGAGGAGGAGCTGGAAAAGCAGGAAGATTATGAGCGAAAGTATAATTTCCGCTTTGAAGAGCCCGATGCCGACTTTATCAAACAGTATCCTCGTACGGTGGAGGATTCCGTGCGCGTGGAGCGCAACAAGCGCAAGGAACAACGGCAATTGCTGAAGGAGCGAAAAGAGAAGCTCAAAGAACAGCAAAAGCGGGAGCTGGAGGAGCTGAAGGCGATAAAGTTGAGGGAGATTCGTGAGAAAATCGAACGTTTGAAGAAAATAGCGGCCACGGAAAATTTGGCCATGAACGAGGAAGATTTGGAGTCGGACTTTGATCCGGATGAGCACGATCGACGCATGAAGGCAATGTTTAACGATGAATACTACGGGGTAGACGAAGGAGATCAGAAGCCCGAATTTCCCGAACTGGATCAGGAGCTCGGTGTGGAAAATTACGACGTCGATCGTTTGGATGATGAAAATGTGGGAGACGACTATGGTCCGCATTGTGAGGATGACGATTTCGTAATGGATTGTGACTACGAAGAGAAAATGAACGCGGCCAAACAGGCGAAAGAAGCGCATCAGCAGGAACTGTTGGAAGCGACGGGaaagggcaaaaaaaagggccgcCGTCAGTCAAAGTTCCGCGAGGTGCTTAAGGCCGAGAAACCGTTGTTCGACCCAGAAGATGAGAAGACGTACGGCGAGTACATCGACGAGTACTACAAGCTGGATTACGAGGACATGATCGGCGATATACCGTGCCGCTTTCGGTACGTCGAAACGGTACCGAACGATTTCGGTTTGTCCGTGGAGGAGATACTGGCGGCAAACACGCGCGATCTGAACAAGTGGGCAAGTGTGAAGAAAGCGGTCCAGCTGCGCCCTAAGCACGTGGAGCTGAACGAGATCGAAATGTACCGTCGCCGTGCTGCGAATGAGAAGATGAAGCGCAAACTCCTGCCTAGCCTGTATGCAGAGGACGAGGAAGAACAGTTGGATGCAGAAATACAGGAGAGCAAGAAAAAGGTTGAAGCTGTTGTGCCAAAGGTGGAGAAGAATGGGGTGGagataaaaatcaaacagGAGAAGGACACAGATAGCGTGCctgtgaagaagaagaaaattaaacaagaaaaattgtccaacAGTGAGAACGACAAAAGAAGAAGCGCTAAAGTGGGATCAGTTCCTGCTGCTAAAGATGCAGAATTGAGCATTAAAACTGAAAGCAAGGAAGGAGAAAGTTCAGTtaccaagaaaaagaagaagaaaa
It contains:
- the LOC118510170 gene encoding protein KRI1 homolog, which produces MGDKIKLFDESDHESEPDDGEFRTNTSYAKHYDEFRKKEILGQLKNLKEELGSSDSSDDETTDDEIVDPDFDKEFFRTLAFLKRKDKDKYTEQQSFFENVKPIEEVALTKRHHKEKPMTLKDYERKVMLERGGVFEDDDEDNQTGVRSASPTMVEEEKKIKDEIKQALSKIGDGESDEEEVLQSKGGGLLQHRVKSAAESEKEQSDYIQWLADKKAKEPPSEEVKVLEPLKHFWSNEKLSKEDAFLKDYILNKRFVQSSGEVPTYDEIVATSEDEEELEKQEDYERKYNFRFEEPDADFIKQYPRTVEDSVRVERNKRKEQRQLLKERKEKLKEQQKRELEELKAIKLREIREKIERLKKIAATENLAMNEEDLESDFDPDEHDRRMKAMFNDEYYGVDEGDQKPEFPELDQELGVENYDVDRLDDENVGDDYGPHCEDDDFVMDCDYEEKMNAAKQAKEAHQQELLEATGKGKKKGRRQSKFREVLKAEKPLFDPEDEKTYGEYIDEYYKLDYEDMIGDIPCRFRYVETVPNDFGLSVEEILAANTRDLNKWASVKKAVQLRPKHVELNEIEMYRRRAANEKMKRKLLPSLYAEDEEEQLDAEIQESKKKVEAVVPKVEKNGVEIKIKQEKDTDSVPVKKKKIKQEKLSNSENDKRRSAKVGSVPAAKDAELSIKTESKEGESSVTKKKKKKKKQGTVEAQQASTTANWQVSDINTKSEKPVEKSNNFTKAQHNPKHQQKRKWERTGDETKTNGHWNGSKKPRFEHGGTNGSSKWRGNDGGGRKKEENAADQRLRAFGLNPNKFRNKQTFNRSHPQQNGKKVNTITKFE